tccaaaacttgtagttttctgttaagtagttggtttcgccataggcttgagtccgaggaccatataaggccttggttctgtccaaaacttgtagttttttcttttaagtagttggtttccccataggcttgagtccgaggaccatacaaggccttggttctgtccaaaacttgtagttttttcttttaaatagttggtttccccataggcttgagtccgaggaccatacaaggccttggttctatccaaaacttgtagtttttttttcttttaagtagttggtttccccataggcttgagtccgaggaccatacaaagccttggttctgtccaaaacttgtagttttctGTTAAGCATTTGGTTTcgccataggcttgagtccgaggaccatacaaggccttggttctgtccaaaacttgtagttttttcttttaagtagttggtttccccataggcttgagtccaaggaccatacaaggccttggttctgttcaaaacttgtagttttctgttaagtagttggtttcgccataggcttgagtccgaggaccatacaaggcattggttctgtccaaaacttgtagttttttcttttaagtagttggtttccccataggcttgagtccgaggaccatacaaggccttggttctgtccaaaacttgtatttttttttttttttttgaaggttagCCCCTCGACCAAGGTGGGGAGAGTTAGTTGGAGGTTGtaagcccctagagctgcccATGCCATTGGcgctgcaaggcgtagcccctagcggaagtttatgtcggagcaacaacaGCATGTCACTGGAAATGGAGGAAACTTCGCGAACTTCTGCTTGATAGAAacttgactccaccgccacccgcaccaacgcgcaagccttcccacagacggcaccaattgtagggacacgatttttaacgacccaaggatgatgttgggctcgtctgtaaagggccctaacaatatgatttgtagagagtgggtttgggaAAGTCCTGCCCTTGGGCGCTGGGCAGCGGTCTGGTCCTGATTTCATAAGAGCTCATACAAAGGTAGGTTTGGACTGTATAACTAAGCCTTACATCGATGTAGTTTGAAAGGTTTgactcctcggaattagtccgaggagcattacattctcaccattcttcctccttttttgtGGGATCCCCTCCCTCTTcgctctctttcccttttatactagtatttactTCCtgttcttcatctacgtgtcagtttttccttgTTTGGGGTAATTACTCGTCCTATTCatccatacgtcagagtggttgggaaaagctggatagcatggtatggagtatgggcttgtcaggcgctgggctccacattatggtgttggcagctttctcgttTGTACTGCtgttgtactgagtttgtccttttgttcaggcgttttgtgaggtgttgagcgtgaaatcgtcctcggccacatttTTGGGCCTTTAAGGGGCTTTCATCATACGTCCTCGgtagtagggctcctcggcttgggttTTGGGTccttaatacaaagtgggctgggacctcagatctAGGGCCCCACAGCTacaacatataatattattataactaATTTGAAGATTTTAATAAGTGCGTGCGATTCTCTTAGTCAAAATCCAATGGTCATATTATACATTATCGTAGCACGTAGGACTCAGCAAGTACTTAAAAAGTAAGgacccatttttcttttcttttattaacaGTGCAATGACCCCGTATGGTTATACCAATTCTTCCATATTTGGTAGGTCCGAGGTACAATTTCTTTTGGATTCATTCAGCCTATACATTACATTGAAATTTGGATAGTTCCATCCTCATACTAGAAAAGGGGGAACTATTcagttaaattattaataatggGGCCATGACCTATTCATGATTCGGCTCCCCTAGTTTGTCGTGTAAGCTTTATCCATTCATTCCATGTGTTGTGTCATATGTGTTTGGTGATTTCGAATCAAATAGGCCCGTATACAAgtcatgttttctttttctttcttgctgAATAGTcatagttttcttttctttcttgtttttttggtttaacaaGTGATTTACAGtcatgatttatatatatagagagagcgagagatgcggttttaacacaaaaacataccacaaacttaaataaaaagaattcataaaatattttaaaaaacaaagagaaataaataagtcatgtaagattataaaattttagattcatatattttgattaagaaaaaaaaaaaaaaatcaacctagCTATCTCTGCACACCCCCCGggggaaaaaggaagaagaaaaaagcaaaaacgAATCATTTGAGATGAGAAGTGGAAAATGATTAAGAAAGGAAGAGTACTTACTAAGTTGAAGAGAAAGTAGACAACATGGAACAAACAAATAGCTGTTAAAGTTATTTAGGAAGTTGTTAAGAGTCTTGATCATcaccttacaaataaaagaagcaATTATTTTATTCcgtttagcttttttttttctttggctaaAATTCTATTAGAGGAAGCAAAATAATAGAGTTCTGCAATTACTTTAGGACTTGACTTAGGTTCAATATCCAGTTGCACTGAATCCATTCGGAACACGTATAACTGGACAATGAACCCAATATGCTTACTCATTACTTTAGTCCTATAGGTGGAAGTAGGAATAACAAATAAAGCCACAAAAAGAGAGCCTGGGTTAAACGAATAGGATCCCCTTGACCTAACTTTATAGTGTACTTTTCAAAACAAAGTAAAATTCCTCAACTTACCTTGGGTTGGCCGAAGATGCTCTCAAATGgtaaaattactaaaatcaGTGAAAGTTCATGTGGGAAATCTTCAAAGTAACCCATCAGTTTTTTAGGGGGAGGACTATGTAATTTGGCCAAAGGGAATAACTGGCTTTTTCTAAagcaagagtttttttttttttttttttttttttttcttttatcttcttcttcttcttcatttttatttttttattgttttttttattttttattttttattttatgcctTGAATTCAAGGTTTTTGGTATGCCTACAGTTGTCCCTCTTGATTATATAGTCCAAGAGCCCAAACTTAGGAAAAATGGCCTAAGCCCTAACTATGGACTTACTCAATCTGAACCCTTCCAATTCCATTAACAAGATTCAATAGACATTTGAACAATTTAGTAAGGATGTGGtggaaaatttatattttacaccatccaataatgATTGTCACATtagcattttacttaaaattcaatacattctACCACACTTGATAACATCGCAATAAATTCCTAATTTGATTGaatttatatatgtgtattaGAATTGACTGGGTGTAATTGtacttattcttaaatatgtaatAAGATGATGTGACATCATGTCCTTACAGAATTTAATTTCTAAGAGGGATAGGCAAGCTTTGGTTtggcatttttaaatataaatgggATGAGTTTATGATGCAATTCCTAGAATTTAATAGGGTTTTGTATGTAAAATAGTAAAGGATTTGGGATGGAAGAACTTGATTTCTTCCCAAATCTGACCCATTAtcattcccttaaaaaaaaaaaaaaaaaaaagaaaaaaaaagaaaagaaaactcaattatttggggaaagaaaaataacatcTACAATAAAATCAATTCACACAATATTGCACAATTTCTTTCTTACTATTGCAAATTTGGTATATTTGATGGTAAATAATATCAATTCGAGATGATACCCTTATTTTCTAGTGTAAATAAGTATTTGACTCCTTTATAAACAGTAAAGGAACAACTGTACATGGTGGGCTGACTCTTGTAATCAACAAGTGTCAAACAAGTAttgtaaatagtaaaaaaaaaaaattattattattattcttttgtatttttagcATCGATTGTACTACTAGGACATTTGTCTATAGGTTGTATCATCAAGAAACTCATTCATTTTCCACTCAATTGTCTATCATTTGTCTATCATATGGGAGATTCTTAGCCTATTAAATGATCTacattatagaaaaaaaaaataccgatAATACATAAGAACATGAACATGGATGGGATGACCATTTGAGTGGCAGTGGTTGAAAACTCAGATCAGTAATGCTTGTGTTTTGATTGTTGGCTGCATTTACGGGTCTATCTCAACAAGGATTTTGGCTTAAGTATAAAAGTGATATTGTTATTGTTGCAACTTACTAATATGACAAATTGTGAATAGTATATAAAAAGAAGGTATTGCTATTAAATGAAATCCTCAACAAAAATAACATGTTAGGATTCAAATGAAAGTTTAGTGATAATGACATCTTTTGTGATGTCTTTGTTAGTGATTCAAACCTCCACTTCCTTCTCCCCTAGTATAGTAGTGTTAGTGATAGATGCATGTAAAAGTAACATTATTTCGATTACAACTTTACCATATTAATAAGTTATGAAAAAACTTACACCTTTAGCATTATTATTAGCATGGTATCTGAGTTATCACACAAATTACTATGAGTATGCTAACTTACACGACTACTAACCATGGAAAGATGGTACTATCTATCTAATACATATAATTAGAAAATGATACAAGTTGTGGTACTTTATCCTCTCACATTTATAATGGATTTtaacatgaatttaattaatggaatCTATGATGAATGTAAGAGAAGAGAACATCATGTCACTGTActtaaaaaatacttaataattgCCTCATATAACCATTGTTCCACATGGGATGGACCCCACAAGCCGATTCATTGAGAAATGTGGTTACATGCATAAGATACATAATACATCATTAACCAATCAATAGGTAAGGAgatattataaaacaaaaacaaaaacaaaaaacaaacttgGACACATACAGATTTTCTTAAGAGGCCTCTCAGTGTTTCTGGGCTTGTTCGGCTGGCCCAATACCTCACTacatttagatttttttttttctcattttttagaaGCACTCCACCACCGCATATTTATCTACAGATAGAGAAGAAGAGAGCAGAGTGCGTTGGAGTTGGAGTTCGTGAAGCCGGCTGGGTAATGCTAACTTCCCAGGCGGGTGAGCAAACGAAAACATGGTGGCCCTCACAGCGAGCTTCGCAGCAGCACCATCAACAGCAACAATTACAATGGCGATGACGAAGAAACGCAGTAGTGGGGCAGTGTGTTACGCTGAGTTGTCGTTTCCTTCATTTCTCCCAAAACAAGTGGAGTATATCAAAGACACTTTCGCTCGTAAGCTCGCCACGAGGATTGACAGACTTCCTGTAGCTGTACGTAAACTCTCACTCACTCTTCTTATTTGCCCTTAGAATTTTGTAGCgttgtttaatattttagtgTCCTGTGTAAAACAATGCTAAAGTATGATACTAAATAAAAGAGAGACCTAACATGCATTGCACtttaaataaaagttgaaactGGACAAGTGCTTTggggcataaaaaaaaatggaataggagtagagtttttcaaaattgcttttcttaacttaaattaaaataagggTAGTCAAAAAGAGATACTATTAATCTTTCAAATAAGATTTTTCAAACACTTTTGCAATAAATTATAGAtagtaagttttttttgttctaatttaaatctattactgaaattatttttttgcctatcaataacaacttgtaacaAACTGCTGcttattatttgttgtgaaagtattttaaaaacgttatagacataacatttctcttcaAATAAGCTAAAAGATAAGTTGGGAAAATTATCAATATTACGTGTAAATTCATCCTTCAAAGAAGATCATACTACCCATTATTGGGTGTGTCCATTTGGGACATtccaaaatagaatagagaacTAACAATATAGATAGGATGAATGGAATTAAGAgaatatttaactatttaacTATTATTTTATCATCGGCCAAGCCTTGCATTCCCCTTTTTCCCAAAACTATTCATGCATTTACTTATTTCCTAGACATTTTCTacttattattgatttttaggACACTTATTGTCCATCTAATCTTAAGGTCGGTTAACAACTTAACTCTAGAAGTACagtagttatatatatatatatattctattagCTATTAGCTATACATTATGCATTAGGTGGAATAACAATACATAATGAATAAACATCCTTTGTCCCAACGTGGGTGTTCCATTTTATACTCCACTAATCGCAGCCCGCCACTTCTCctggtttttctttataaattaattgaagtataaggttaaaaaaattatatctgaCACATGTCATACTATAGTTGGTAGAGTATAAAGTGGAACACTCTTAGCGGGATAGAGGATTATTCTTCAATCGTAACATACTTCCTGTAGTTTCTACTTGAGCCTACTTGACTCCCAAGATATAATATTTCCTATTTGTGACTGCATATATCCTTTTTAATACAATGTGCCTGCCAAAAATTGCAGGTCAGCTTCTCGGATAATAGTATCATGAGTAGTTGTGTGAGGCCATTAATACAGAGCAAGACAAATCCAGTGGTTCTTCTCCATGGTTTTGACAGGTCTTTAGCATTACTGTTTTGAAAGATGTCATTTGCTTAATTTGTCTATGGAGTTCACCACTAGATCTTATTATTCAGCTCCTGTTTAGAATGGAGGTACACGTATCCGTTGCTTGAGGAGGCTGGTTTAGAGACTTGGGCTGTGGACATACTTGGTTGGGGTTTCTCTGATTTAGGTTTGTTTTATCTGCTCGTGTGTGTGTATTAGTGTATATATGGGTTTTTTGGCCTATTAGCAAATTAGCATTTACTTGGACTCTAGACATACTAGACATATCCTTTCTCGGACTaaagctttgttgttgttgcgtgtttactcttttttaagaaaaaatgctttgtttcttgtttcatgtgtcaGAAAGGCTTCCACCATGTAATGTGGCATCTAAGCGTGAACACTTTTATCAGGTACTTCTTATTGGTTCATGGATATCTTCTATTCTTGTGTATATGAAGGAAATCTTATCACCAAATTTGTATTGTGATGGAAGCTTTAAATATAATAGGAAGCCTAAAACATACATATGACACTTTGACAGCTTATTTGCGTGTCCTTTATAAGTGATATGGCTAAGTTTTTCTGGCATTGTTATGAAGCTTTGACAGTCAATTACATGTTTGCGTTTTATGGGCATATCATCATGTCATTGGCAGAAGAACCTATCTCCAGTACATAATGATAGCACCTTGTTCACATACATCGTGTTTTATCCTTAAATGGACTTGTCTCATCTCAACAACAGCTTTGGAAATCACACATCAAAAGGCCAATGATATTGGTTGGACCAAGCCTTGGTGCTGCTGTTGCAATTGACTTTGTAGCTAACCATCCAGAAGCCGTGAGTATAATGAATAATTGAACTTATGATTATGAACCTCGATCCACCCTCTAACGTTCTATGAAACATCATTGTTTCTAGTTCACCTTTTTCAGGTTGAAAAGCTGGTTTTAATTGATGCAAGTGTGTATGCAGAAGGCACAGGAAATCTAGCAACTTTACCCAGAATTGCAGCATATGCTGGGGTGAGTCTTTCCATAAATCTATTAGTCCAgacaaataacaattttaaattatttctgctatcaaaatttatttaaggcCATCACGACATAAAAGTCATGTTTTTTTTGCTCATTGCCTGAGCCTTTACTTATgttaatattgttttatttagaGGTTTCCTTTCTGTTAGTGATGTCTTCagtcaatttatttatttttattgttaagtaCACATGCATTGCTCAAATGGCATCTCTCCTCCTTATAGGAATAAGCTGGAGGTGAGATCATGGCTTCTTCAAATGAATTATATTATTCTTTATACAAACCACCTGAATACTTTCCCTCATATTGCCACTGTCCAACTCAATACCCTCTGCATGAGTGCTTAGCCACCCATGATCCCTTTCGTTAATCATTGATTATGATGCTTTTGTTTAGATGTTAATATGGACTCATTTTTTCATCATATATAAAGCTTGTATACTTGATTCTCAAATGTCGATACATAGTAATGCTTCAGGCTTTTCTATGAGAGGCTTCAGAAACAGGACAACGAATTCTCAAATAATTTTGATCAGATATAAGCTTCGCATCATGCTATTCTTATTAATTTACCTGAAGGGAAATtaccaaaaattgaaactttctaTTTCTGAGGTCCATCAGGTTTACAAGAGCTGATAGTGGATAATATATGTAGTGAGTTGTTACCTTCAATTCAGGGATATTTAGAGGTTTTCCAACCAAATATACAACTGTTGCCTCTTGCTTTTTGGACTTGCCTGCAAAAATGTGATAGAGGAGGAGCAAGCCTTATAATTGCCTCAGCACCTTgcattttggattttttattcaTGGTTCATGTCGTACAATCTATAATTCTAACATTTTTAATTACATGTGAAAGTGGCTCAGAATTAACCATTAAACATCAAAGATCAACTAAT
This genomic stretch from Quercus lobata isolate SW786 chromosome 3, ValleyOak3.0 Primary Assembly, whole genome shotgun sequence harbors:
- the LOC115978951 gene encoding uncharacterized protein LOC115978951, which gives rise to MVALTASFAAAPSTATITMAMTKKRSSGAVCYAELSFPSFLPKQVEYIKDTFARKLATRIDRLPVAVSFSDNSIMSSCVRPLIQSKTNPVVLLHGFDSSCLEWRYTYPLLEEAGLETWAVDILGWGFSDLERLPPCNVASKREHFYQLWKSHIKRPMILVGPSLGAAVAIDFVANHPEAVEKLVLIDASVYAEGTGNLATLPRIAAYAGVYLLKSILLRLYVNVLAFTGISFGTSLDWANVGRLHCLYPWWEDATVDFMISGGYNVSAQIQQVKQKTLIIWGEDDQIISNKLAVRLHCELPNATIRQIPDCGHLPHVERPNSVAKLIVGFVQEDCYKEIECVSQY